Genomic segment of Hymenobacter aquaticus:
CCGAGCTGGCCTTGCGCGGCAAAACCCAGGTCACGCTGTTTCATCTGCTGCTGAAGCCGGTCTGGAAGTTCGTGCACGGCTATTTCTTCCGGCTGGGCTTTCTGGATGGCTTTGCCGGCCTGTGCATCGCCACCATTTCGGCCTGGGGCGTATTCCTGAAATTCGCCAAGCTGCGCACCCAGTCTGCCACTCCCGCTGCTCCGCTGTCCGCATGAGAACTTTCCTCGTTAGTCGAACCGATGCTATTGGCGACGTGGTGCTGACCCTGCCCGTGTGCGGCCTGCTCAAGCAGCAGGTGCCCGGCTGCCGGGTGGTCCTGATCGGGCGCACCTATACCCAGGCCGTCGCCGAAGCCTGCCCGTGGGTGGATGATTTTCTCAACGCCGATGAGCTAAGCAAACTAGGGGAGAAGGAGCAGGTAGCGCAGCTGCGCCAGTACAAGGCCGAAGCCATACTCCACGTTTTCCCCAACAAGCTGCTGGCCCGCACGGCCCAGAAGTCCGGTATTCCCATCCGAATTGGCACGCGCAACCGCTGGATTCACTGGCTGACCTGTAACCGGCTGGTAGCTCTGAGTCGGCGCCATTCTCTGCTGCACGAGGCCCAGCTCAACCTGAAGCTGCTGCGGCCGCTGGGCTTGCCCGCCGAGCTGCCCCTGGCGGCCGTGGCCCCGCTGGTGCAGTTGCGCGCCACGGCTACTCTGCCCGCCGACGTTCGGGAGCTGCTGGCCGCCCGCACGGGCCGTCAGCTCAACGTTGTGCTGCATCCCCGCTCCCGGGGCAGTGCCCGCGAATGGGGCCTCGACCATTTTGGTACCCTGGTTCGGCTGCTGCACCAGGCCGGGCACCGGGTGTTCATTACCGGTACTGCGGCGGAAGGCGAGGAGCTGGCTGCGTGGCTGCACGAGCACGCTACCTTTCTGGCCGGCAATCTGACGGGTCGCCTTTCCCTGGCTGAGCTGCTCAGCTTCATTCAGCAGGCCGATGGGCTGGTGGCCGCCAGCACCGGGCCCCTACACCTGGCCGCGGCGCTGGGGCGGCACGCGCTGGGCCTCTATCCGCCCATGCGGCCCACGCACCCCGGCCGCTGGGCACCCTTGGGCCCCCACGCCGAATACCTGGTTTTCGACCGGCCCGACTGCTCTGACTGTCGCGCTGTGCCGGCCGCCTGCACCTGCATCAAGGCCATAGCCCCCGTCGAAGTAGCCAGTCACATTCTAAGCTGGCAGCCGTTGCCCTCTGCCCAATCCTAGCGTTATTGCAGCTTTGAATGTATGCTATGATGCCGTCCGTAGGGTGGAGTGCGTTCCGTAGGGCCTATCAGGATGGGCGACTGTCGCAGTATTTGCTGGTAATAGCTTGTCTGGCGGGTGTCGTTGGGTTGTTTGCCGCGCGGGCCCTGGTATCCCTGAGTCCGGTGGCCGGCGTGGTAGCCGCCCTGCTCAACCCCGATCTGCGCCGGCAGATACCCCGCTGGCTGCGCAACGGCGCGGCTATCCGGCTGGCGCTGCTCTACGCGCTGCTGTTGCTCAGCGGCCTCTACACCTCGGCCTGGGACGTCTGGCGGCACGAGTTGTTCCGGCAGCTGCCGCTGCTGGGCGTGCCGTTGGCCTTCGCCCTGGCCGTGCCCCTGAGCCGCCAGCAACGGTATGCCGTGGGATGCTTCTTCACCGTGGGCGTCGCCCTGATTGGAGCCTTTACCCTGGGCAAGTATCTGCTAAACCCGGCGCAGGCCAATCTGCTCATCAACCAGGGCCAGAATATTCCATCGGTTACGCGCATTTTCCACATCCACTTCAGCATCATGCTGGTGCTGGCCGTGTATTTCGGCTTTTTGTTGCAGCGTGAGGCCTCGGCCCCGGCCGCCCTGCGCTGGCTCTTGCGCCTGTCGGTGCTGCTGTGCGTCGTGGTGCTGCACGTGCTGGCCTATCGCACGGGACTGCTGGCGCTCTACGCCACGCTGTTGGCCGATGTCGTGCTGACGGTGGTGCTCAACCGCCGGTTTGTGGTAGGTCTGGGCCTGCTGGCTTGCCTGGTCGTTGTGCCGCTGGCGGCTTACTGGAGCTTGCCTTCCATGCAGCGGCGCGTCGGCGGCTCAGTATACGATGTGGAGCAGTTCGCTAACGGCCACGACATCAACAACTCTTCCCTCTCACAGCGCTTGGCTGCTTGGCAGACGGCACAGCGGCTGGCCGGCCGTAACCCCTGGCTCGGCGTGGGGCCCGCCGACACCTACGATGCCATGATGCGCGAGTACGAATGGCACGACTACGGCCTGCGGCCCGAAAACCGGGCCATGATTCATAACCAGTATTTACACTATCTGGTGGCCAGCGGCTTAGTGGGCTTGTTCCTGTGGCTGCTGGTGCTACTTACGCCTTTGTTGCAACCCGCGCTGCGACAGAACCCGTACGTAGTGCATTTCCTGGTGATAATGGCAGTGGCCATGCTGGTCGATTCCCTGCTGGAAGTGCAGATTGGCTTCAACCTTTTCGTTTTTCTCTACGGATTCCTCGTAGTAAGCACGGAAAGGCAGGTTCAAATGGCCCAACAAAACCCTGCTTGAGCGGATTAGTATAATCTGTACATTTGTTTACACGCCTGCCGACTCACACCTGACGCAGCCGCAATTTTTTAGCGCCCATGAGCGATTCTCCCGAACGGGTTCCGAAGTTGAGCAAAGAGGAAAAAGACCGCCGGTTTCAGGCGGAATTGATGCCCGTGCTCGACTCACTCTACAACTTTGCCTTCCGCCTGACCCTCGACGAGGACGACGCCAACGACCTCGTCCAGGAGACCTATTTGAAGGCATATCGCTTCTTCGAGTACTTTGAGCAGGGAACCAACGCCAAAGCCTGGCTGTTTCGCATCCTGAAAAATTCGTTTATCAACGACTTCCGCAAGAAAAGTAAGCAGCCCGCTAAAGTCGACTACAGCGAAATAGAGGGCTACTACAATACGGAAGACGTGGAGAGCGACGGTGACGCGGGTAGCACCTCGTCGGACATGCGGCAGCAAGCCGTGCGCGACCTCATCGGCGACGAAGTGGCCAGCGCCCTGAACTCGCTGCCGGTTGACTTCCGCACCGTCATTATCCTCTGTGACCTGGAAGGGTTTACGTATGAGGAAATGGCGAAAGTTTTGGATATTCCAATTGGAACTGTCCGCTCCCGTCTGCACCGGGCGCGCAATTTCCTGAAGGAGAAACTAGAAAAATACGCAAAATCAATGGGCTACGGTAACGATATCGATGGCTCTGATGTTGGGGACGAAAACGAATAAACATTTACACCGGGCTCGGTTATGGAAAACACTGCTACTACATCAACCAATCAGCAAGCTGCTTCTCAAGTGGAAGGGGCCGATTGTGAACGCGTGAATACAATTCTCGACCAACTCATCGTAGGCCAGGAGCCTAGCATGGAAGACGAAGAGTACTTTGTCAGCCATGCTGAAGATTGCTCACCATGCTTTGACAGCATAGAGAAGCAGCAGGTTTTTATCGACTTCCTAGCCCAGCATGTCGGCCGGAAAGGAGTGCCAACTTCGCTTTCGCAAACAATTTTAGCGCGCGTTCAAGCAGAAATGGCCTAATTTTACCCCATGCAGGGTAAAATCATAGCTTTTTCGGCTCCTTCCGGCGCCGGCAAAACCACTATCGTCCACCGGCTCATGGACCAGATTCCGGAGCTGAGCTTTTCCATTTCGGCCTGTACGCGTGATAAGCGCGGCCGCACCGAAGCCAACGGCAAGGACTATCACTTCATTTCCGTTCAGGAATTCCAGGAGAAAATTCGTCACGACGAGTTTGTCGAATGGGAGGAAGTGTACGAGGGTGCTTTCTATGGCACGCTCAAGTCGGAGATTGAGCGCATCTGGGAAAGCGGCAAACACGCCATTCTGGACGTGGACGTGAAAGGTGGGCTTAGTATCAAGGAGTTTTACAAAGACCGTGCCTTGGCCATTTTTGTGAAGCCCCCGTCGCTGGAAGTGCTGGAAGAGCGGCTGCGCGCCCGCGCCACCGATTCGGCCTCCAGCATCTCGGCCCGGCTGTACAAGGCCAATTTCGAGCTGACTTTTGAGGATCGGTTTGACGTGACGGTCGTGAACGACGATCTGGACCACGCCACAGCCGAAGCCGCGAAGCTGGTCCGCGACTTTATTACCGCCGAGCCCGCCATTTTGTGAAGCCGCACCCCAAAGTAGGGCTGCTTTTTGGCTCGTTCAACCCCATTCATACCGGCCACCTGATCCTGGCCAACTTCATGGCCACGCATACCGATCTGGATGCGGTGTGGCTGGTGGTGTCGCCCCAGAGCCCGTTCAAAGTAGGGCAGGAGATGCTGGGCGAGGAAGAGCGGTTTGAGCTGGTTAGCCTGGCTATTCAGCGTAACGACCGGCTGCGGGCCCTGGAC
This window contains:
- a CDS encoding glycosyltransferase family 9 protein, which gives rise to MRTFLVSRTDAIGDVVLTLPVCGLLKQQVPGCRVVLIGRTYTQAVAEACPWVDDFLNADELSKLGEKEQVAQLRQYKAEAILHVFPNKLLARTAQKSGIPIRIGTRNRWIHWLTCNRLVALSRRHSLLHEAQLNLKLLRPLGLPAELPLAAVAPLVQLRATATLPADVRELLAARTGRQLNVVLHPRSRGSAREWGLDHFGTLVRLLHQAGHRVFITGTAAEGEELAAWLHEHATFLAGNLTGRLSLAELLSFIQQADGLVAASTGPLHLAAALGRHALGLYPPMRPTHPGRWAPLGPHAEYLVFDRPDCSDCRAVPAACTCIKAIAPVEVASHILSWQPLPSAQS
- a CDS encoding O-antigen ligase family protein; translated protein: MMPSVGWSAFRRAYQDGRLSQYLLVIACLAGVVGLFAARALVSLSPVAGVVAALLNPDLRRQIPRWLRNGAAIRLALLYALLLLSGLYTSAWDVWRHELFRQLPLLGVPLAFALAVPLSRQQRYAVGCFFTVGVALIGAFTLGKYLLNPAQANLLINQGQNIPSVTRIFHIHFSIMLVLAVYFGFLLQREASAPAALRWLLRLSVLLCVVVLHVLAYRTGLLALYATLLADVVLTVVLNRRFVVGLGLLACLVVVPLAAYWSLPSMQRRVGGSVYDVEQFANGHDINNSSLSQRLAAWQTAQRLAGRNPWLGVGPADTYDAMMREYEWHDYGLRPENRAMIHNQYLHYLVASGLVGLFLWLLVLLTPLLQPALRQNPYVVHFLVIMAVAMLVDSLLEVQIGFNLFVFLYGFLVVSTERQVQMAQQNPA
- the gmk gene encoding guanylate kinase, with amino-acid sequence MQGKIIAFSAPSGAGKTTIVHRLMDQIPELSFSISACTRDKRGRTEANGKDYHFISVQEFQEKIRHDEFVEWEEVYEGAFYGTLKSEIERIWESGKHAILDVDVKGGLSIKEFYKDRALAIFVKPPSLEVLEERLRARATDSASSISARLYKANFELTFEDRFDVTVVNDDLDHATAEAAKLVRDFITAEPAIL
- a CDS encoding sigma-70 family RNA polymerase sigma factor; translated protein: MSDSPERVPKLSKEEKDRRFQAELMPVLDSLYNFAFRLTLDEDDANDLVQETYLKAYRFFEYFEQGTNAKAWLFRILKNSFINDFRKKSKQPAKVDYSEIEGYYNTEDVESDGDAGSTSSDMRQQAVRDLIGDEVASALNSLPVDFRTVIILCDLEGFTYEEMAKVLDIPIGTVRSRLHRARNFLKEKLEKYAKSMGYGNDIDGSDVGDENE